In the genome of Mycobacterium kansasii ATCC 12478, one region contains:
- a CDS encoding phosphatidylserine decarboxylase, protein MSEPEPIIKKLRDILDTERDLAGLLEQSLVKARKWAAAELNPQLFAALDWPTDIGEYQDYLKRYLRWVPQQSDADAWKNGQRQAQEVSDRMGHFYFLVDQKADGKAPQDSEAFRDWMTEFARQWGNFLDTPESFSRQVLQSFIDNAPEYRIEESLVDGVPNAPSGWLTANQFIAREINGGLRPIAEPASNVVATSPADCRYQHAYEIDADSNMPATTVKNRKYGNIKQLLEGSAYSESFARGTFVHYMLPAHAYHRYHLPVAGVVKESFRINGKVFMQVGIENHELQSSDSAASGYEFSQTRGVVTVDTAESDCGNIGIVAVIPVGMAHVSSVVLTSVAGKHMAKGEEFGYFQFGGSDIVVLFQEGAAREIDTSTEFRLVGTPVARCRLRSA, encoded by the coding sequence ATGAGCGAACCCGAACCCATCATCAAGAAACTGCGGGACATCCTCGACACGGAGCGAGACCTTGCCGGCCTGCTCGAGCAATCTTTGGTCAAGGCGCGGAAATGGGCAGCGGCAGAGCTGAATCCGCAACTGTTCGCGGCGCTGGACTGGCCCACCGATATCGGTGAGTACCAGGACTATCTGAAGCGCTACCTCAGATGGGTTCCGCAGCAATCGGATGCCGATGCCTGGAAGAATGGGCAGCGCCAGGCCCAGGAGGTCAGCGACCGGATGGGGCATTTCTACTTCCTGGTCGACCAAAAGGCCGACGGCAAGGCGCCACAGGACTCCGAGGCGTTCCGGGACTGGATGACCGAGTTCGCCCGGCAGTGGGGCAATTTCCTTGATACGCCGGAGTCATTCAGTCGGCAAGTGTTGCAGTCGTTCATCGACAACGCGCCGGAATACCGCATCGAGGAATCTCTGGTGGACGGTGTTCCGAACGCGCCTAGCGGCTGGCTGACGGCCAACCAGTTCATCGCGCGCGAAATCAACGGCGGGCTACGGCCTATCGCCGAGCCGGCCAGCAATGTGGTCGCCACCTCGCCGGCCGATTGTCGTTATCAGCACGCCTACGAGATCGACGCCGACTCCAACATGCCGGCCACGACGGTGAAGAACCGCAAGTACGGCAACATCAAGCAACTCTTGGAAGGCAGCGCCTACAGCGAAAGCTTCGCCCGCGGCACCTTCGTGCATTACATGCTTCCGGCGCACGCCTACCACCGGTACCACCTGCCGGTGGCAGGTGTGGTCAAGGAATCGTTCCGGATCAACGGCAAAGTGTTCATGCAGGTGGGCATCGAGAATCACGAATTGCAGTCCAGCGACAGTGCCGCCAGCGGATATGAGTTCTCCCAGACACGCGGAGTAGTCACCGTCGACACCGCCGAATCCGATTGCGGCAACATCGGCATTGTCGCGGTCATCCCGGTGGGAATGGCGCATGTCTCGTCGGTGGTGCTCACCTCGGTGGCGGGCAAGCATATGGCCAAGGGAGAGGAATTCGGCTACTTCCAGTTCGGCGGCTCCGACATCGTCGTCTTGTTTCAGGAAGGCGCGGCCCGCGAGATCGACACCAGCACGGAGTTTCGGCTCGTCGGCACACCCGTGGCGCGCTGCCGGCTGCGCTCTGCCTGA
- a CDS encoding cyclopropane mycolic acid synthase family methyltransferase has product MRENDSLEPHFDDVQAHYDLSDDFFRLFLDPTQTYSCAYFEREDMTLEQAQLAKIELALGKLGLQPGMTLLDIGCGWGATIARALERYDVNVVGLTLSRNQHAHVQRLLDEHPSARSKRVLLQGWEQFDEKVDRIVSIGAFEHFGRNRYTDFFAMAYRVLPADGMMLLHTIIKPSDEEFAERGLPITMTKLRFMKFIMDEIFPGGDLPSAKVVEEHAQQAGFAVKLVQPLRLHYARTLDTWADALQSHRDEAIAIQSQEVYDRYMKYLTGCAELFREGYTDVAQFTLTKG; this is encoded by the coding sequence ATGCGTGAAAACGACAGCCTAGAGCCACATTTCGACGATGTGCAGGCCCACTACGACCTGTCCGACGACTTCTTCCGGCTGTTCCTGGACCCGACGCAGACCTACAGTTGCGCCTACTTCGAACGCGAGGACATGACCCTCGAGCAGGCGCAGCTGGCCAAGATCGAGCTCGCGCTGGGCAAGCTGGGGCTGCAACCGGGCATGACGCTACTCGACATCGGCTGCGGCTGGGGCGCGACAATCGCCCGGGCACTCGAGCGCTACGACGTCAACGTGGTAGGTCTGACGCTGAGTCGCAACCAGCATGCCCACGTACAGCGACTGCTTGACGAGCATCCCAGCGCCCGAAGCAAGCGCGTGCTGCTGCAGGGCTGGGAGCAGTTCGACGAAAAGGTGGACCGCATCGTCTCGATCGGCGCCTTCGAGCACTTCGGCCGGAACCGCTACACCGACTTCTTCGCGATGGCCTACCGGGTGCTCCCGGCCGACGGGATGATGTTGCTGCACACCATCATCAAGCCCAGCGATGAGGAGTTCGCCGAACGCGGGCTGCCGATCACCATGACCAAGCTGCGGTTCATGAAGTTCATCATGGACGAGATCTTTCCCGGTGGCGACCTGCCCAGCGCCAAGGTCGTCGAGGAGCACGCGCAGCAGGCCGGCTTCGCCGTCAAACTGGTCCAGCCGTTGCGACTGCACTACGCCCGCACCCTCGACACGTGGGCCGACGCGCTGCAGTCGCACCGCGATGAGGCCATCGCGATTCAATCCCAAGAGGTCTACGACCGCTACATGAAGTACCTGACCGGCTGCGCCGAGCTGTTCCGCGAGGGCTACACCGACGTCGCGCAGTTCACCCTGACCAAGGGCTGA
- a CDS encoding molybdopterin-dependent oxidoreductase, translating to MTVLDFPAWLRIEHWLNVLFLTLVIRSGIEILSTHPKLYWHDDSKPGTEWARFTTKEMPINKLYDTLDEEEDYSSLIALPGHKKLGMGRHWHFFSVIGWILVGLSYYILLFTTGQWHRYWPYSWSIFHEAYNDIVTYLSFNLPPLLPGGPDDAIQKLTYAAVIFFLAPFQILTGAAQSPAIEAAFPWYVRMWGGRQWARSLHFLGLVAFLVFIVIHLSMVFFWGWGELTALMIFGSIRNTNWATTWSLVIIAAIVAVHVAATVWSLRRPVQVRRVLGAIVTGARKTLLRPLNSRQNYPQRMISKEHRVNGKPPASTEYKVMAVHNFVDWRLRVGGLVEHPVTLDLDGLRALADRHSQRVMHNCVQGWTSIGEWSGLPLASLAEHVRPLPQAKYICFLTMQDNGRDEPSADGVGQFYEVLELELAYKPQTLLAYEMNGKPLPIKHGAPLRLRVETQVGFKMAKWINQIEFIDDYSGIGHGLGGWREDNVHYDKDVEI from the coding sequence ATGACCGTCCTCGACTTCCCGGCGTGGCTGCGCATCGAGCATTGGCTCAACGTGTTGTTCCTGACCTTGGTGATCCGCAGCGGCATCGAGATCCTGTCCACTCACCCCAAGTTGTACTGGCACGACGACAGCAAACCGGGTACCGAGTGGGCGCGCTTCACCACCAAGGAGATGCCGATCAACAAGCTGTACGACACTCTCGACGAAGAGGAGGACTACAGCTCACTTATCGCGTTGCCCGGCCACAAAAAGTTGGGCATGGGACGTCATTGGCACTTCTTCTCGGTCATCGGGTGGATTCTCGTCGGACTGTCGTACTACATCCTGCTGTTCACCACCGGCCAGTGGCACCGGTACTGGCCCTATTCGTGGTCGATCTTCCACGAGGCCTACAACGACATCGTCACCTACCTGAGCTTCAACCTGCCGCCGCTGCTACCCGGCGGACCCGACGACGCCATCCAGAAGCTGACTTACGCCGCCGTCATCTTCTTCTTGGCGCCGTTTCAGATCCTGACCGGTGCCGCGCAGTCGCCGGCCATCGAGGCGGCATTTCCGTGGTACGTGCGGATGTGGGGAGGCCGGCAATGGGCGCGCAGCCTGCACTTCCTGGGGCTGGTGGCGTTCCTGGTCTTCATCGTCATCCACCTGTCGATGGTGTTCTTCTGGGGCTGGGGCGAGTTGACCGCGCTGATGATCTTCGGTTCCATTCGTAACACCAACTGGGCCACCACATGGTCGTTGGTGATTATTGCGGCCATCGTCGCGGTCCACGTCGCGGCGACGGTGTGGAGTCTGCGCCGGCCCGTTCAGGTCCGTCGTGTCCTTGGCGCCATCGTCACCGGAGCCCGTAAGACCTTGCTGCGTCCGTTGAATTCGCGCCAGAACTACCCGCAGCGAATGATCTCCAAGGAACACCGGGTCAACGGCAAACCGCCGGCGAGCACCGAATACAAGGTGATGGCGGTGCACAACTTCGTCGACTGGCGATTGCGGGTCGGCGGCTTGGTGGAGCACCCCGTCACCCTGGATCTGGACGGGTTGCGGGCGCTGGCCGACCGGCATTCGCAGCGGGTTATGCACAACTGTGTCCAGGGTTGGACGAGCATCGGTGAGTGGAGCGGGCTGCCGCTGGCTTCGCTCGCCGAGCATGTGCGGCCGCTGCCGCAGGCGAAATACATCTGCTTTCTGACCATGCAGGACAACGGCCGCGACGAGCCCAGTGCAGACGGGGTAGGGCAGTTCTACGAGGTGCTGGAGCTCGAGCTGGCGTACAAGCCGCAGACGCTGCTGGCCTACGAGATGAACGGCAAGCCGCTGCCCATCAAGCACGGAGCGCCGTTGCGGCTGCGGGTGGAGACGCAGGTGGGCTTCAAAATGGCGAAGTGGATCAACCAGATCGAGTTCATCGACGACTACTCCGGCATCGGTCACGGCCTGGGCGGCTGGCGCGAGGACAACGTCCACTACGACAAGGATGTGGAGATCTGA
- a CDS encoding lysophospholipid acyltransferase family protein, whose amino-acid sequence MSASDLRPEEVRQQARRHADQARATMGDKRDKQDGGLSGWVAKRAGKWDLDGQDETTLHRHKFVWNLLVDYWFRMEIDGWDNIPEPPVLLVGIHSGAPFVWDAWTVGLQWWRRFGPERPLHGTAHDALMAIPGIGRYFRSMGVLPAAPDAIATALAEGRDVALWPGGEVDSLRPWTERDRANLAGRKGFVKMAILAGVPIVPIATVGGADAMPVLIRGDRLSRALQLDRLLRLKVFPLAISLPWGIAPAALPQLPLPAKIRTRFMPAVDLDHDPARADDDAYVDSKYREVEDTIQRGMDALTRKRALPLFG is encoded by the coding sequence ATGAGTGCTAGCGATCTCAGGCCCGAAGAAGTCCGCCAACAGGCGCGGCGCCACGCCGATCAAGCGCGGGCGACGATGGGGGACAAGCGGGACAAGCAGGATGGTGGTCTCAGCGGCTGGGTAGCCAAACGGGCCGGCAAATGGGATCTCGACGGCCAGGACGAGACCACTCTGCACCGCCATAAGTTTGTGTGGAACTTGCTTGTCGACTATTGGTTCCGGATGGAGATTGACGGCTGGGACAACATTCCCGAGCCGCCGGTGCTGCTGGTCGGCATTCACTCGGGGGCTCCGTTCGTCTGGGACGCGTGGACCGTGGGTCTGCAATGGTGGCGACGGTTCGGACCGGAGCGCCCGTTGCACGGCACCGCGCACGACGCGCTGATGGCGATTCCGGGAATCGGGCGATATTTCCGGTCGATGGGGGTCCTTCCGGCGGCCCCGGATGCCATCGCGACGGCATTGGCCGAGGGGCGTGACGTGGCGTTGTGGCCCGGCGGTGAGGTGGATTCGCTGCGGCCCTGGACCGAGCGTGACCGGGCAAACCTCGCCGGGCGGAAAGGCTTCGTGAAAATGGCGATTCTGGCCGGGGTGCCGATCGTGCCGATCGCGACGGTCGGCGGCGCCGACGCCATGCCGGTGCTGATTCGCGGCGACCGCCTATCCCGGGCCTTACAGCTCGATCGGCTGTTGCGGCTGAAGGTCTTCCCGCTGGCGATCTCACTGCCGTGGGGTATTGCACCGGCGGCGCTTCCGCAGCTGCCATTGCCCGCCAAAATCCGGACCCGGTTCATGCCCGCGGTCGACTTGGACCACGACCCCGCCCGCGCCGACGACGACGCCTATGTCGACAGCAAGTACCGCGAAGTCGAGGACACCATTCAGCGCGGCATGGACGCCCTGACACGCAAGCGCGCCCTGCCGCTGTTCGGCTGA
- a CDS encoding Hsp70 family protein: MTEPLGLSVGVANLVAARTGSAPVTRSSVLTLFNQRAPEVGTPEENPNAAGPGLALSGFVERVADNEPLIAADGSAHSGAAIAAGALDAIAGTVGYGAPVAIAVPAHWGERQVGALREALRGHPDLAPGAVQPALIGDAAAALAALYAKPGFPTDGIVVLCDFGASGSSVTLTDAASNFRQIAPTQRYTDFTGNQLDQMILRHLAVAAGDADGTAPLAPLSRRLAQCRSAKEQLSAATVAVIPAELPGIGEDVRLTRAEFEDLISGPLQLFISCVEEVLQRNQIPQGRLAAIATVGGGASIPLITSRLSERLQVPIVTTAQPRLNAAIGAAVLAQMRSSAVGPPPQGAVGYAAVGTAAAETEGDAAALAPTEVVPSAWAVGASRAAAGEASVDGDQSATYRALAWSQEAAAGDPAVPGVDYGDAGAGVTADTERPDAHSDDASQRTHWYGRSSVLISVTGAAAVALVIAAVLAVKFGAAKSKPVNNTRVITPPVESSQLVPAPPPASNTGSVTPSTIESTESVTTPPATTVATTQPPVPTTHLATTYPTPPAYPTTTNPANTYSTTPYPPASKSLAPVPPPMTTTLVPVRPPLNP, from the coding sequence ATGACCGAGCCGCTCGGCTTGTCGGTCGGGGTGGCAAACCTCGTCGCCGCGCGAACGGGCAGCGCCCCGGTGACCCGCAGCTCGGTGCTGACACTGTTCAACCAGCGCGCACCCGAGGTGGGCACGCCGGAGGAAAACCCTAATGCGGCCGGGCCCGGGCTTGCGCTGAGCGGATTCGTCGAGCGGGTCGCAGACAACGAGCCGTTGATAGCGGCCGACGGATCGGCCCACTCCGGCGCGGCTATTGCTGCCGGAGCGCTCGATGCGATAGCAGGCACCGTCGGTTACGGGGCGCCGGTTGCCATCGCGGTTCCCGCGCATTGGGGCGAGCGTCAGGTCGGCGCGCTGCGCGAGGCGTTGCGGGGCCATCCTGATTTAGCGCCAGGCGCGGTGCAACCGGCATTGATCGGTGACGCCGCCGCCGCGCTGGCGGCGCTGTACGCCAAACCGGGCTTTCCCACCGACGGCATCGTGGTGCTGTGTGACTTCGGCGCCAGCGGCAGCAGCGTCACCTTGACCGATGCGGCGTCGAACTTTCGCCAAATCGCCCCGACCCAGCGGTACACCGACTTCACGGGAAACCAGCTTGACCAGATGATCTTGCGGCATCTGGCAGTGGCGGCTGGCGACGCCGACGGCACCGCACCGCTGGCGCCGCTGAGCCGACGGCTGGCCCAGTGCCGAAGTGCCAAGGAACAACTGTCGGCCGCGACGGTCGCGGTCATCCCGGCTGAGCTTCCCGGTATCGGCGAGGATGTCCGCCTGACCCGCGCCGAGTTCGAGGACCTTATCTCCGGCCCGCTGCAACTATTCATCTCGTGCGTCGAGGAAGTGTTGCAACGCAACCAGATTCCACAGGGCAGGCTGGCCGCCATCGCGACAGTCGGTGGGGGCGCCAGCATCCCGTTGATCACCAGTCGGCTCTCGGAGCGGCTGCAGGTGCCGATTGTCACCACGGCGCAACCCAGGTTGAACGCGGCCATCGGGGCCGCCGTCCTGGCCCAGATGAGGTCTTCAGCCGTTGGGCCGCCTCCTCAGGGCGCGGTTGGCTACGCGGCGGTCGGGACGGCCGCCGCCGAAACGGAAGGCGACGCCGCGGCGCTCGCGCCTACTGAAGTGGTTCCGTCGGCATGGGCCGTCGGGGCGAGCCGCGCGGCCGCGGGCGAAGCGTCCGTCGACGGGGACCAATCGGCGACGTACCGCGCGCTGGCCTGGTCGCAGGAAGCCGCCGCGGGCGACCCTGCAGTACCCGGCGTCGACTACGGCGATGCGGGTGCCGGCGTGACAGCCGACACTGAACGGCCCGACGCCCATTCCGACGATGCGTCCCAACGCACGCATTGGTACGGGCGATCGTCGGTGCTCATCAGCGTGACCGGTGCGGCGGCCGTTGCACTGGTGATAGCCGCTGTCCTGGCCGTGAAGTTCGGTGCCGCAAAGAGCAAACCCGTCAACAACACCCGGGTCATCACGCCGCCCGTCGAGTCGTCCCAGCTGGTGCCGGCACCTCCACCGGCCTCGAACACGGGCTCGGTCACTCCGTCGACTATCGAATCGACCGAGTCGGTGACGACGCCGCCGGCAACCACCGTGGCGACGACACAGCCGCCGGTGCCGACGACCCACCTGGCGACCACATATCCCACCCCCCCGGCCTACCCGACGACCACCAATCCGGCCAACACGTATTCGACGACCCCATACCCACCCGCGAGCAAGAGCCTGGCACCGGTCCCACCGCCGATGACGACGACACTGGTGCCCGTCAGACCGCCATTGAACCCCTGA
- a CDS encoding MPT63 family protein, translating to MKTSIGAAAIAAAGVFGAATATAAPPTIESFGTAEQLVDGPMVTSYTVANLQPSNVTIPGYTPHGKLYQAEVTAKSVSGVVTPVVSDFNARSASGQNYRVIDTVPVPNGLNPAPINQGDQRSGLIYFDVTGQPPNGVVYNDGVQDVLIWTSNV from the coding sequence ATGAAAACGAGTATCGGTGCCGCGGCGATCGCGGCAGCGGGTGTCTTCGGCGCGGCGACGGCGACGGCGGCACCTCCGACCATCGAGAGCTTCGGTACCGCCGAACAGCTGGTAGACGGGCCGATGGTCACCTCCTACACGGTTGCCAATCTGCAGCCGAGCAACGTGACCATTCCGGGTTACACCCCGCACGGAAAGCTCTACCAGGCCGAGGTCACCGCCAAATCCGTCAGCGGAGTCGTGACCCCGGTGGTCTCTGACTTCAACGCCCGCTCCGCCAGCGGTCAGAACTACCGGGTGATCGACACGGTGCCGGTGCCCAACGGGCTGAATCCGGCGCCGATCAATCAGGGTGACCAACGTAGCGGATTGATTTACTTCGACGTGACCGGCCAGCCGCCCAACGGCGTGGTCTACAACGACGGAGTGCAAGACGTCCTCATCTGGACCAGCAACGTCTAA
- a CDS encoding SDR family oxidoreductase: MSFAAQQQSVPGVQGRMNPVPDCGENSYRGSGKLTGKRAVITGGDSGIGRAVAIAYAREGADVLVSYLNEHDDAREVARYIEEAGRRCVLVPGDLADPAHCRAVIDRAVEEFGGIDILVNNAAYQMMHESLGEISDEEWDYTFRLNVGAYFHLAKAALPYLGPGSSIIGSSSVNSDTPNPTLAPYAATKAAIANFSASLAQLLGAKGIRVNSVAPGPIWTPLIPATMPADSVESFGDNVPLGRAGQPAELAPIYVLLASDDASYISGARVAVTGGRPIL; the protein is encoded by the coding sequence ATGAGCTTTGCGGCACAGCAACAAAGCGTGCCCGGAGTGCAGGGCCGGATGAATCCTGTTCCCGACTGCGGCGAGAATAGCTATCGCGGTTCGGGAAAACTCACCGGTAAGCGCGCGGTCATTACCGGCGGGGACAGCGGCATCGGCCGGGCGGTGGCGATCGCGTATGCGCGAGAAGGCGCCGATGTGCTCGTCTCTTACCTCAACGAGCACGACGACGCGCGCGAGGTCGCACGCTACATCGAAGAGGCCGGCCGACGCTGCGTCCTGGTTCCGGGTGATCTCGCCGATCCGGCGCACTGCCGCGCGGTGATCGACCGCGCCGTCGAGGAATTCGGCGGCATCGACATCCTGGTCAATAATGCCGCCTACCAGATGATGCATGAAAGCCTCGGCGAGATCAGCGACGAGGAGTGGGACTACACCTTTCGGCTCAATGTCGGCGCATACTTTCATCTCGCCAAGGCGGCATTGCCGTACCTGGGCCCCGGGTCCTCGATCATCGGCAGTTCCTCGGTCAACTCCGATACGCCCAACCCCACGCTGGCGCCCTACGCCGCAACCAAGGCAGCCATTGCCAATTTCTCGGCAAGTCTCGCTCAACTGCTCGGCGCCAAAGGGATTCGGGTCAACAGCGTGGCGCCCGGTCCGATATGGACACCGCTGATCCCGGCCACGATGCCCGCCGACAGCGTGGAGTCCTTCGGGGACAACGTGCCGCTGGGCCGCGCCGGCCAACCCGCCGAACTAGCGCCGATCTACGTCCTGCTGGCATCCGATGACGCGAGTTATATTTCGGGCGCCCGGGTGGCCGTCACCGGAGGCCGGCCGATTCTGTAA
- a CDS encoding HNH endonuclease signature motif containing protein has product MGSSSREEVVAAFDALQATLSRLQELSFDALTTPERLALLERCETARRQLPSIEHALVNQLAEQASEEELGGRLPAALANRLRITRGEAGRRVGEAADLGPRRALTGEPLPAQLTATAAAQLEGRIGEAQVRVIRDFFRRLPASVDVGTRVAVEAHLAKLATQYRPDQLAKLADLLMDCLNPDGAFTDEDRARRRGLTVGKQGLDGMSRISGYLSPEARATLDAVLAKLAAPGMCNPHDESPVVDGPAPEAAAQPDSRSQSQRNHDGLLAGLRGLLASGELGQHNGLPATIIVSTTLDDLEAAAGKALTGAGTLLPMSDVIRLARHAHHYLALFDNGKPLALYHTKRLASPGQRIVLYANDRGCSAPGCDVPGYRCEVHHVREWATTGRTDIDQLTLACRPHHKLLDSGWTTRKNAHGDTEWIPPPHLDHGQPTTNTFHHPEKLLRDGDDDEDAA; this is encoded by the coding sequence ATGGGTTCGAGTAGTCGTGAGGAGGTCGTCGCGGCCTTTGACGCGCTGCAGGCGACCCTGTCGCGGCTGCAAGAGCTCTCCTTCGACGCGTTGACCACCCCCGAACGGCTTGCGCTGCTCGAGCGGTGCGAAACGGCTCGGCGCCAGCTGCCCAGCATCGAACACGCACTGGTCAATCAGCTCGCCGAGCAGGCCAGCGAGGAGGAGTTAGGCGGGCGACTGCCCGCGGCGCTGGCCAACCGGCTGCGCATCACCCGCGGCGAGGCCGGCCGGCGAGTGGGTGAGGCGGCAGACCTGGGGCCGCGTCGGGCATTGACCGGGGAGCCGTTGCCTGCGCAGTTGACGGCCACCGCGGCGGCCCAGCTCGAGGGCCGGATCGGGGAGGCCCAGGTGCGGGTGATCCGCGATTTCTTCCGCCGGCTGCCCGCCAGCGTGGACGTAGGAACCCGGGTGGCGGTCGAGGCGCATCTGGCCAAGCTGGCCACCCAGTACCGGCCCGACCAATTGGCCAAACTAGCCGATCTGTTGATGGACTGCCTCAATCCCGACGGCGCCTTCACCGATGAGGACAGGGCACGGCGACGCGGTCTGACCGTGGGCAAGCAGGGGCTGGATGGGATGTCGCGGATCAGCGGCTACCTGAGCCCGGAAGCACGCGCCACCCTCGACGCGGTGTTGGCCAAGCTGGCCGCCCCGGGCATGTGCAACCCACACGACGAAAGCCCGGTGGTCGACGGCCCGGCACCCGAGGCGGCCGCCCAGCCTGACAGCCGCTCGCAAAGCCAGCGCAACCACGACGGGCTGCTGGCCGGGCTACGCGGGCTGCTGGCCAGCGGTGAGCTGGGCCAACACAACGGCCTGCCGGCAACCATCATCGTGTCCACCACACTCGACGACCTCGAAGCCGCCGCCGGCAAGGCACTGACCGGCGCCGGCACGCTATTGCCGATGAGCGATGTGATCCGCCTGGCCCGCCACGCCCACCACTACCTCGCACTCTTCGACAACGGCAAACCCCTGGCCCTCTACCACACCAAACGCCTCGCGTCGCCCGGACAACGAATTGTCCTGTACGCCAACGATCGTGGCTGCAGCGCACCGGGATGCGACGTACCGGGCTATCGCTGCGAGGTCCATCACGTGCGGGAATGGGCCACCACCGGTCGCACCGACATCGACCAACTCACCCTGGCCTGCAGACCCCACCACAAACTCCTCGACAGCGGCTGGACCACCCGCAAAAACGCCCACGGCGACACCGAATGGATACCGCCGCCGCATCTAGACCACGGCCAGCCCACCACCAACACCTTCCACCACCCGGAGAAACTCCTGCGCGACGGAGACGACGACGAGGACGCGGCATAA
- a CDS encoding aminotransferase class I/II-fold pyridoxal phosphate-dependent enzyme, whose amino-acid sequence MTTAKSFSARVDQQRRKNIKKAQAEAEAGPARAEPDATPIGDAIQAFHRRGDIAFGIPAHRSGTGRMPPLAARWMGSEAFRADVTMNKGVDNRHQSWQVEPTAMQLFAQAVGADETLFSANGSTENVHVAMMAAVRPGETLVMARNGHKSAFSALVLSGAMPVYVEPDYDERWQIAHGVDPDRLERVLQEHPEAVAAMVFTPTYYGISADVRRLAEVAHGHDIPLITDDAWGLDYSFCSRLPPSALECGADLCIGSVHKSLNGLQQTSVLSKQGNRIDSTRLSLVFELEQSTSASTLLLSSIDAARREFQENGERLLGDAIDVALRIRSAIAQLPGLDLIGDEILGSAGAFAFDPTHVTIDVVGLGLTGFQAADWLREHRGIHVELSDHRRVMALITYADTDATAQRLIDAMAALAEEHAGAKPRPVDDVPSWSQLRTETVVLPRDAFLGATEILPWRQAAGRVSAEMICPYPPGIPVVAPGELLTDTIVDYLQCQAAQGVMVEGAADESLAEFRVVAS is encoded by the coding sequence ATGACAACCGCAAAGTCCTTCTCCGCACGCGTGGATCAGCAGCGCCGCAAGAACATCAAGAAAGCGCAAGCAGAGGCCGAGGCCGGGCCGGCCCGCGCCGAGCCCGACGCCACGCCGATCGGCGACGCGATTCAGGCATTCCACCGGCGAGGCGACATCGCCTTCGGTATCCCGGCCCACCGGTCGGGCACCGGCCGGATGCCACCGCTCGCGGCCCGCTGGATGGGCTCCGAGGCGTTTCGCGCCGACGTCACGATGAACAAGGGCGTCGACAACCGGCACCAATCCTGGCAGGTGGAACCGACCGCCATGCAGCTGTTTGCCCAAGCCGTCGGCGCCGACGAAACATTGTTCTCCGCCAACGGCAGCACGGAGAATGTGCATGTCGCGATGATGGCGGCCGTGCGCCCCGGCGAGACGTTGGTGATGGCGCGCAACGGCCACAAGTCGGCGTTTTCGGCGCTGGTGCTTTCCGGTGCCATGCCGGTGTACGTGGAGCCCGACTACGACGAGCGGTGGCAGATCGCCCATGGCGTCGACCCCGATCGGCTGGAGCGGGTGTTGCAGGAGCATCCCGAGGCGGTAGCCGCGATGGTGTTCACCCCGACCTACTACGGCATCAGCGCCGACGTTCGCCGGCTCGCCGAGGTGGCGCACGGCCACGACATCCCGTTGATCACCGACGACGCGTGGGGACTGGACTACAGCTTCTGCAGCCGGCTACCGCCCTCGGCGCTCGAGTGCGGCGCGGATCTGTGCATCGGCAGCGTCCACAAGTCACTCAACGGTCTGCAGCAGACCTCGGTACTCAGCAAGCAGGGCAACCGAATTGACTCGACGCGGTTGTCGCTGGTGTTCGAGCTGGAGCAATCCACCAGCGCGTCGACGCTGCTGTTGTCCTCCATCGACGCGGCCCGGCGTGAGTTCCAGGAAAACGGCGAGCGGCTGCTGGGCGACGCGATCGACGTGGCGCTGCGCATCAGATCGGCGATCGCACAGCTGCCCGGACTGGACCTGATCGGCGACGAAATCCTCGGCAGCGCTGGCGCTTTCGCGTTCGACCCGACCCATGTCACCATCGATGTGGTGGGGCTTGGCCTGACCGGTTTCCAGGCCGCTGACTGGTTGCGGGAGCACCGCGGCATCCATGTGGAACTGTCCGACCACCGCCGGGTGATGGCGCTGATCACCTACGCCGACACCGACGCCACCGCGCAACGGCTCATCGACGCCATGGCGGCGCTGGCCGAAGAACACGCGGGCGCCAAACCCCGTCCCGTCGACGACGTACCGTCGTGGTCGCAGCTGCGCACCGAGACCGTCGTGTTGCCACGCGACGCCTTCCTGGGCGCTACCGAGATACTGCCGTGGCGGCAGGCGGCCGGTCGCGTTTCCGCGGAAATGATCTGCCCCTATCCACCCGGCATCCCGGTGGTTGCCCCGGGCGAGCTACTCACCGACACGATCGTCGACTATCTGCAGTGCCAGGCCGCCCAGGGAGTGATGGTCGAGGGCGCCGCGGACGAGTCGCTGGCCGAATTCCGCGTGGTGGCAAGCTGA